A stretch of the Archangium violaceum genome encodes the following:
- a CDS encoding FAD-dependent oxidoreductase, whose translation MRPLTALPTQDGSTLTLGIPGFSFEDLYRPRGLRRLAERFDEQLATAEPELFKTFDAYRKSGGKSVSGPAESELLIRVARHVSAFITRLFGLESDADRVARAIKGELPLFDFKREFITRRVFKKGAADRPTLAEYPSLDARMRLMLSLAFPEALASDDVERALAESILTLMDLERLFSGSSGNLPPLTPEQGEALRKKWTGIRAALLAEAEGKEAFGSSLVTHGDDAAELQSVRNLLALADRWTYARALHPEMKELFHKWPTHRVPKPLVFDQLVQLERPDEKLPEITQGSDHHLRYRDGFKLTDPRGTQREVMGEVDYCVICHEREKDSCSKGFKAKDPVIEGHTFKKNPLGIPLTGCPLDERISEAHALKREGNPLASLAVVMVDNPMCPGTGHRICNDCMKACIFQKQEPVNIPMVETGALTDVLSLPWGFEIYGLLTRWNPLNVRRPYALPYVGRNVLVVGLGPAGYTLAHYLLNEGFGVTGIDGLKIEPFEDDLVGRNGKAMRPIRDWKELTRELDERIQEGFGGVSEYGITVRWDKNFLTLMHLTLERRQNLRIYGGIRFGGTLTIEDAWKMGFDHIAIAAGAGKPTIIGMKNNLIRGVRKASDFLMALQLTGAFKRDSLANLQVQLPAIVIGGGLTGIDTATELLAYYPVQVEKTLDRHEKLVAELGEEAVLARLDADEKATYQTFLEHGRAVRAERESARAEGRAPDFIRLVRAWGGVSLVYRRGLTESPAYRLNHEEVAKALEEGIRFIERMSPVEAVPDEKGAVRAIRFERMVTKDGKLRGSGEFFELPARTVCVAAGTAPNVTYEKEYPGTFELDENGEYFKSFELAEQADGFGLAPVEPVEDIAAKVGFFTSYRKDGHFISYFGDNHPTYAGNVVKAMASAKDGYPEVARLYAKEVAAMDFHDELAQARRDEKLAEHFAKQDEAFLARVVTVNRLTPTIVEVVVKAPFAAQHFEPGQFYRLQNFERTAPVVDGVRLTMEGLALTGAWVDKEKGLMGTIVLEMGSSSRLCAALKPGEPVVVMGPTGAPTEIGRNETVLLVGGGLGNAVLFSIARSLKAAGCKVIYFAGFRQRSDVFKREEIEADTDQVVWSVDAGDLIETRRPQDSAFRGNVVQAMLAYAKGELGVAPIASLKDVNRIIAIGSDRMMRAVQEARHGVLQPYLNPEHEAIGSINSPMQCMMKEICAQCLQRHVEPRTGKETWVFSCFNQDQRLDQVDFVNLNQRLRGNTVLEKVSDLYLAQLLKKAPGLRRV comes from the coding sequence ATGCGTCCCTTGACCGCCCTTCCTACCCAAGACGGCTCCACGCTGACCCTCGGCATCCCCGGCTTCAGCTTCGAGGATCTGTACCGCCCCCGCGGGCTGCGCCGCCTGGCCGAGCGCTTCGACGAGCAGCTGGCCACCGCCGAGCCCGAGCTCTTCAAGACTTTCGACGCCTACCGGAAGTCCGGCGGCAAGAGCGTCAGCGGCCCGGCCGAGTCCGAGCTGCTCATCCGCGTGGCGCGCCACGTGTCGGCCTTCATCACCCGGCTCTTCGGCCTCGAGTCCGATGCGGACCGGGTGGCGCGCGCCATCAAGGGCGAGCTGCCGCTCTTCGACTTCAAGCGCGAGTTCATCACCCGCCGTGTCTTCAAGAAGGGCGCGGCGGATCGCCCCACGCTGGCCGAGTACCCCTCGCTGGACGCGCGGATGCGGCTGATGCTGTCGCTCGCCTTCCCCGAGGCGCTCGCCAGTGACGACGTGGAGCGCGCCCTGGCCGAGTCCATCCTCACGCTGATGGACCTGGAGCGGCTCTTCTCCGGAAGCTCCGGCAACCTGCCGCCGCTGACGCCGGAGCAGGGCGAGGCGCTGCGCAAGAAGTGGACGGGCATCCGGGCCGCGCTGCTGGCGGAGGCCGAGGGCAAGGAGGCCTTCGGCTCCAGCCTGGTGACGCACGGGGACGACGCGGCGGAGCTGCAGTCGGTGCGCAACCTGCTGGCGCTGGCGGACCGCTGGACGTACGCGCGTGCGCTGCACCCGGAGATGAAGGAGCTGTTCCACAAGTGGCCCACGCACCGGGTGCCCAAGCCGCTGGTGTTCGACCAGCTGGTGCAGCTGGAGCGGCCGGACGAGAAGCTGCCGGAGATCACCCAGGGTTCGGACCACCACCTGCGCTACCGCGACGGCTTCAAGCTGACGGACCCGCGCGGCACGCAGCGCGAGGTGATGGGCGAGGTGGACTACTGCGTCATCTGCCACGAGCGCGAGAAGGACTCGTGCTCCAAGGGCTTCAAGGCGAAGGACCCGGTCATCGAGGGCCACACCTTCAAGAAGAACCCACTGGGGATTCCGCTCACCGGCTGCCCGCTGGACGAGCGCATCTCGGAAGCGCACGCGCTCAAGCGCGAGGGCAACCCGCTGGCGTCGCTGGCGGTGGTGATGGTGGACAACCCGATGTGCCCGGGCACCGGCCACCGCATCTGCAACGACTGCATGAAGGCCTGCATCTTCCAGAAGCAGGAGCCGGTCAACATCCCCATGGTGGAGACGGGGGCGCTGACGGACGTGCTGAGCCTGCCCTGGGGCTTCGAAATCTACGGCCTGCTCACGCGCTGGAACCCGCTGAACGTGCGCCGTCCGTACGCGCTGCCGTACGTGGGCCGCAACGTGCTGGTGGTGGGCCTGGGCCCCGCCGGCTACACGCTCGCGCACTACCTGCTCAACGAGGGCTTTGGCGTCACCGGCATCGACGGCCTGAAGATCGAGCCCTTCGAGGACGACCTGGTGGGCCGCAACGGCAAGGCGATGAGGCCCATCCGTGACTGGAAGGAGCTCACCCGCGAGCTGGACGAGCGCATCCAGGAGGGCTTCGGCGGCGTGTCCGAGTACGGAATCACCGTGCGCTGGGACAAGAACTTCCTCACGCTGATGCACCTGACGCTGGAGCGGAGGCAGAACCTGCGCATCTACGGCGGCATCCGCTTCGGTGGCACGCTGACCATCGAGGACGCGTGGAAGATGGGCTTCGACCACATCGCCATCGCGGCGGGAGCGGGCAAGCCCACCATCATCGGGATGAAGAACAACCTCATCCGGGGCGTCCGCAAGGCGAGCGACTTCCTGATGGCGCTGCAGCTCACGGGCGCCTTCAAGCGGGACTCGCTGGCCAACCTGCAGGTGCAGCTGCCGGCCATCGTCATCGGCGGAGGCCTGACGGGCATCGACACGGCCACGGAGCTGCTGGCGTACTACCCGGTGCAGGTGGAGAAGACGCTCGATCGCCACGAGAAGCTGGTGGCCGAGCTGGGTGAGGAGGCCGTGCTCGCGCGCCTGGACGCCGACGAGAAGGCCACCTACCAGACCTTCCTGGAGCATGGCCGGGCGGTGCGAGCCGAGCGCGAGAGCGCGAGGGCCGAGGGCCGGGCGCCGGACTTCATCCGGCTGGTGCGCGCCTGGGGCGGCGTGAGCCTGGTGTACCGGCGTGGCCTCACGGAGTCGCCGGCCTACCGCCTCAACCACGAGGAGGTGGCGAAGGCGCTCGAGGAGGGCATCCGCTTCATCGAGCGCATGAGCCCGGTGGAGGCGGTGCCGGACGAGAAGGGCGCGGTGAGGGCCATCCGCTTCGAGCGCATGGTGACGAAGGACGGCAAGCTGCGCGGCAGCGGCGAGTTCTTCGAGCTGCCGGCGCGCACGGTGTGCGTGGCGGCGGGCACGGCGCCCAACGTCACGTACGAGAAGGAGTACCCGGGCACCTTCGAGCTGGACGAGAACGGCGAGTACTTCAAGAGCTTCGAGCTCGCCGAGCAGGCGGACGGCTTCGGCCTGGCGCCGGTGGAGCCGGTGGAGGACATCGCGGCGAAGGTGGGCTTCTTCACCTCGTACCGGAAGGACGGGCACTTCATCTCGTACTTCGGCGACAACCACCCCACGTACGCGGGCAACGTGGTGAAGGCCATGGCGAGCGCGAAGGACGGCTACCCCGAGGTGGCGCGTCTGTACGCGAAGGAAGTGGCGGCCATGGACTTCCACGACGAGCTGGCGCAGGCCCGGCGTGACGAGAAGCTGGCCGAGCACTTCGCGAAGCAGGACGAGGCCTTCCTGGCGAGGGTGGTGACGGTCAACCGGCTCACGCCCACCATCGTGGAGGTGGTGGTGAAGGCGCCGTTCGCGGCGCAGCACTTCGAGCCCGGCCAGTTCTACCGGCTGCAGAACTTCGAGCGGACGGCGCCGGTGGTGGACGGCGTGCGCCTGACGATGGAGGGCCTGGCCCTCACGGGCGCGTGGGTGGACAAGGAGAAGGGGCTGATGGGCACCATCGTGTTGGAGATGGGCTCCTCGTCGCGGCTGTGCGCCGCCCTGAAGCCGGGCGAGCCGGTGGTGGTGATGGGACCCACGGGCGCGCCCACGGAGATCGGCCGCAACGAGACGGTGTTGCTGGTGGGCGGTGGCCTGGGCAACGCGGTGCTCTTCTCCATCGCGCGCTCGCTGAAGGCGGCCGGCTGCAAGGTGATCTACTTCGCCGGCTTCCGTCAGCGCTCGGACGTCTTCAAGCGCGAGGAGATCGAGGCGGACACGGACCAGGTGGTGTGGTCGGTGGACGCGGGAGACCTCATCGAGACACGGCGCCCGCAGGACTCGGCCTTCCGGGGCAACGTGGTGCAGGCGATGCTGGCCTACGCGAAGGGTGAGCTCGGGGTGGCGCCGATCGCGTCGCTCAAGGACGTGAACCGCATCATCGCCATCGGCTCGGACCGGATGATGAGGGCGGTGCAGGAGGCCCGGCACGGGGTGCTGCAGCCGTACCTGAACCCCGAGCACGAGGCGATCGGCTCCATCAACTCGCCAATGCAGTGCATGATGAAGGAGATCTGCGCGCAGTGCCTGCAGCGGCACGTGGAGCCGCGGACGGGCAAGGAGACGTGGGTGTTCTCCTGCTTCAACCAGGATCAGCGGCTGGACCAGGTGGACTTCGTGAACCTGAACCAGCGCCTGCGGGGCAACACGGTGCTGGAGAAGGTGTCGGACCTGTACCTGGCGCAGCTGCTGAAGAAGGCGCCGGGTCTGCGCCGCGTCTGA
- a CDS encoding SixA phosphatase family protein: MRIFLVRHGEADAEAPEGLGDEARALTAKARASTAAHFASLAERIGSVSLVLASPLVRTVQTAQMLSTILKHEGTLRAHRCLLPDMPVGAVAPVIDEHAGENIVLVGHQPSMGALAAHLLGMQSFPKQVNPGTVIAIERPDSTEPGATPAPAKLLFFAAPGQQVLDVIQP, translated from the coding sequence TTGAGGATCTTCCTGGTAAGGCACGGCGAGGCGGACGCGGAAGCCCCCGAGGGGCTCGGCGACGAGGCGCGCGCGCTCACTGCCAAGGCCCGAGCCAGCACGGCCGCACATTTCGCGTCGCTGGCGGAGCGTATCGGTTCTGTCTCGCTCGTTCTCGCGAGCCCGCTGGTGCGCACGGTACAGACGGCGCAGATGCTCTCCACCATCCTCAAGCACGAGGGGACGCTGCGCGCGCACCGTTGCCTCCTGCCGGACATGCCGGTGGGAGCCGTGGCGCCCGTCATCGACGAGCACGCGGGTGAGAACATCGTGCTCGTGGGCCACCAGCCCTCCATGGGCGCCCTGGCCGCCCACCTGCTGGGCATGCAGTCCTTCCCCAAGCAGGTGAACCCGGGCACCGTCATCGCCATCGAGCGTCCGGACTCCACCGAGCCCGGTGCCACGCCCGCTCCGGCGAAGCTGCTCTTCTTCGCGGCCCCCGGTCAGCAGGTGCTCGACGTCATCCAGCCGTGA
- the cyaY gene encoding iron donor protein CyaY: MMDETTYNQLISAAFKRILAAADALDPDVLEAESTGDMVTLTAASREKCIINTQRAVRQIWVAGRGQGIHFSYDSASGSWKDDKGKGLELFRFVADVVREISGEELAYPA; this comes from the coding sequence ATGATGGACGAAACCACCTACAACCAGCTCATCTCCGCGGCGTTCAAGCGAATCCTGGCCGCCGCGGATGCGCTCGATCCGGACGTGCTCGAGGCCGAGAGCACGGGTGACATGGTCACCCTCACCGCCGCCTCGCGCGAGAAGTGCATCATCAACACCCAGCGCGCCGTGCGGCAGATCTGGGTCGCCGGCCGCGGCCAGGGCATCCACTTCTCCTACGACTCCGCCAGTGGCTCCTGGAAGGACGACAAGGGCAAGGGGCTCGAGCTGTTCCGCTTCGTGGCCGACGTCGTCCGGGAGATTTCCGGCGAGGAGCTCGCGTACCCGGCGTGA
- a CDS encoding diguanylate cyclase domain-containing protein, producing MAFILVAEPSASVAGALRRFLESASHEVTLATDVREALERVRELAPAMVLASVTESFDGEWLCRQVKEEAPGIPVLLLYLPEEEQPETRSSAAGAEACLVGPLKRATVVSCVSLMMQLAKAREAVSVVRTEMQLMQHQGPRREPTSSGSDLEFLKRLLFMEVKRSRRYRYPIAYLLLEPDRYAERIAPLPAAQRTSALAEVLRRLTESLRDIDVAVPFAEGRFIVFLPYTPYEGAVVVAERLRQRVKEVESVPGLTASMGLAVFEPSAAKGQAQVSFGSLMKEAGDSLRRAQSAGGDRVEGGRPVLAEPVSE from the coding sequence ATGGCCTTCATCCTCGTCGCGGAGCCCTCCGCCTCGGTCGCCGGGGCGTTGCGTCGGTTCCTGGAGAGCGCCAGTCACGAAGTGACGTTGGCAACCGACGTGCGGGAGGCCCTGGAGCGCGTGCGCGAGCTGGCGCCCGCGATGGTGCTGGCTTCCGTCACGGAGAGTTTCGACGGCGAGTGGCTCTGCCGGCAGGTGAAGGAGGAGGCGCCGGGCATCCCGGTGCTCCTGCTGTACCTGCCGGAAGAGGAGCAGCCGGAGACGCGCTCGTCGGCGGCCGGTGCGGAGGCGTGCCTGGTGGGTCCGCTGAAGCGGGCCACCGTGGTGTCCTGCGTGAGCTTGATGATGCAGCTCGCGAAGGCCCGAGAGGCGGTGTCGGTGGTGCGGACCGAGATGCAGTTGATGCAGCACCAGGGGCCGCGCCGCGAGCCGACGTCCTCCGGATCGGATCTCGAGTTCCTCAAGCGGCTGCTCTTCATGGAGGTGAAGCGCAGCCGTCGCTACCGCTACCCCATCGCCTACCTGTTGCTGGAGCCGGACCGGTACGCGGAGCGCATCGCGCCCCTGCCGGCCGCGCAGCGCACGTCCGCCCTGGCGGAGGTGCTCCGGCGGCTCACCGAGTCGCTGCGGGACATCGACGTGGCGGTACCGTTCGCCGAGGGGCGCTTCATCGTCTTCCTGCCCTACACGCCCTACGAAGGGGCGGTGGTGGTGGCGGAGCGGTTGAGGCAGCGGGTGAAGGAGGTGGAGTCGGTGCCGGGGCTGACGGCGTCGATGGGGCTGGCGGTCTTCGAGCCGTCGGCGGCCAAGGGGCAGGCGCAGGTGAGCTTCGGCAGCCTCATGAAGGAGGCCGGAGACTCGCTCCGGCGGGCGCAGTCGGCGGGTGGAGACCGCGTCGAAGGCGGCCGTCCGGTGCTCGCGGAGCCCGTCTCGGAATGA
- the frr gene encoding ribosome recycling factor: MADVVTELKGRIDKTLDDLRKELTKVRTGRASPNLLDGIRVDYYGTPTPLSGVANITSPEPRLIVIKPWERTVLKDIEKAIREANLGINPMNDGEVIRLPFPPLTEERRKEIAKQVKTKGEDHKVAIRNIRRDANEAIKAQLKDKKITEDDSKRLTEKVQKETDDGVKKVDEIISKKEKEVMEV; the protein is encoded by the coding sequence ATGGCAGACGTCGTGACCGAACTGAAGGGCCGTATCGACAAGACGCTCGATGACCTTCGCAAGGAGCTGACGAAGGTGCGGACCGGCCGGGCCAGTCCCAACCTCCTGGACGGCATCCGGGTGGACTACTACGGCACGCCCACGCCGCTGAGCGGGGTGGCCAACATCACCTCGCCCGAGCCCCGGCTCATCGTCATCAAGCCCTGGGAGCGGACGGTCCTCAAGGACATCGAGAAGGCCATTCGCGAGGCGAACCTCGGCATCAACCCGATGAACGACGGAGAGGTTATCCGCCTGCCCTTCCCCCCGCTCACCGAGGAGCGGCGCAAGGAGATCGCCAAGCAGGTGAAGACCAAGGGCGAGGACCACAAGGTCGCCATCCGCAACATCCGCCGCGACGCCAACGAGGCCATCAAGGCGCAGCTCAAGGACAAGAAGATCACCGAGGACGACTCCAAGCGCCTGACGGAAAAGGTGCAGAAGGAGACGGACGACGGCGTGAAGAAGGTCGACGAGATCATCTCCAAGAAGGAGAAGGAAGTGATGGAGGTCTGA
- the pyrH gene encoding UMP kinase translates to MSAPATPLRYKRILLKLSGEALMGEGKYGIHPPTLTRIASELKEVADAGVELAVVIGGGNIFRGVAGSTEGMDRASADYMGMLATCINSMAMQDALEKQGCHTRVLSAIKMEQIAEPYIRRRAVRHLEKGRIVIFAAGTGNPYFTTDTAASLRAMEINAEVILKATKVDGIYSADPKKDPEARRYRTLTYMDVLKQNLNVMDSTAISLCMDNKLPIIVFDLTQRGNIHKAILGDAGEIGTVVGVGETAWA, encoded by the coding sequence ATGTCCGCTCCAGCCACACCCCTACGGTACAAGCGCATCCTCCTCAAGCTGTCGGGCGAAGCCCTGATGGGAGAGGGGAAATACGGCATCCATCCCCCCACGCTGACGCGTATCGCCTCGGAGTTGAAGGAAGTGGCGGATGCGGGCGTGGAGCTGGCCGTGGTCATTGGAGGCGGAAACATCTTCCGCGGCGTGGCCGGCTCCACCGAGGGCATGGACCGCGCGAGCGCCGACTACATGGGCATGCTCGCCACGTGCATCAACTCCATGGCGATGCAGGACGCGCTGGAGAAGCAGGGCTGCCATACCCGGGTGCTCTCGGCCATCAAGATGGAGCAGATCGCCGAGCCCTACATCCGCCGGCGCGCGGTGCGTCACCTGGAGAAGGGCCGCATCGTCATCTTCGCGGCGGGCACCGGCAACCCGTACTTCACCACGGACACGGCCGCCTCCCTGCGTGCCATGGAGATCAACGCCGAGGTCATCCTCAAGGCGACCAAGGTGGACGGAATCTATAGCGCGGACCCGAAGAAGGACCCCGAGGCGCGCCGCTACCGGACGCTGACGTACATGGACGTCCTCAAGCAGAACCTGAACGTGATGGACTCCACGGCCATCTCGCTCTGCATGGACAACAAGCTGCCGATCATCGTCTTCGACCTCACCCAGCGCGGTAACATCCACAAGGCCATCCTTGGCGATGCGGGAGAGATTGGAACGGTGGTGGGCGTGGGCGAGACGGCCTGGGCCTGA
- the tsf gene encoding translation elongation factor Ts — MAEVSATMVKELREKTGAGMMDCKKALAESGGDFVKAEEWLRKKGIAKAGSKEGRVAAEGIIGTYVHGGRIGVIVEVNCETDFVARNTDFQDLVKDVAMQVAAASPKYVRREEVPTEQLEKEKEIQRELLKQQGKPEAMWDKILVGKVEKYYEQVCLVDQPWVKDDKKKVGEMITERAAKIGEKVAVRRFVRYEVGEGIEKKKDDLAAEVAKTLGQA, encoded by the coding sequence ATGGCCGAGGTCAGCGCCACGATGGTGAAGGAGCTCCGCGAGAAGACCGGCGCGGGCATGATGGATTGCAAGAAGGCCCTCGCGGAGTCCGGTGGTGACTTCGTCAAGGCCGAGGAGTGGCTGCGCAAGAAGGGCATCGCCAAGGCCGGCAGCAAGGAAGGCCGCGTGGCCGCCGAGGGCATCATCGGCACCTACGTCCACGGTGGCCGCATCGGCGTCATCGTGGAGGTCAACTGCGAGACGGACTTCGTCGCCCGCAACACCGACTTCCAGGACCTGGTGAAGGACGTGGCCATGCAGGTCGCCGCGGCCAGCCCCAAGTACGTCCGCCGTGAGGAGGTCCCCACCGAGCAGCTGGAGAAGGAGAAGGAAATCCAGCGCGAGCTGCTCAAGCAGCAGGGCAAGCCCGAGGCCATGTGGGACAAGATCCTCGTGGGCAAGGTGGAGAAATACTACGAGCAGGTGTGCCTCGTGGACCAGCCCTGGGTGAAGGACGACAAGAAGAAGGTCGGTGAGATGATCACCGAGCGCGCGGCGAAGATCGGCGAGAAGGTCGCCGTGCGCCGCTTCGTCCGCTACGAGGTGGGCGAGGGCATCGAGAAGAAGAAGGACGACCTGGCCGCCGAGGTGGCCAAGACGCTGGGCCAGGCCTAG
- the rpsB gene encoding 30S ribosomal protein S2: METQETTQQQAMAAASGITMRQLLEAGVHFGHQTKRWNPKMKPYIFGARNGIYIIDLQKTVNMARAAFRFVSDITGRGGSVLFVGTKKQAQDVIQEEARRAGQFFVTSRWLGGTLTNFKTIKQGIDRLKTLEKMAEDGTFERLPKKEVAALEREREKLEKNLGGVKEMTKLPKCIFVIDPKKEHIAVHEANRLGIPVIGVVDTNCDPDGIDFVIPGNDDAIRSIKLFTSKIAESCIEGGARYRASGAAERDEDEAREERGDRRDRDDRGDRRGPRRGDRGDRRGGDRGGDRRGPLVEMKGAAPAAAAGEGSEGGEGGETAAE, translated from the coding sequence ATGGAAACGCAAGAGACGACTCAGCAGCAGGCCATGGCCGCCGCCAGCGGCATCACGATGCGGCAGCTCCTGGAGGCCGGTGTTCACTTCGGCCACCAGACGAAGCGCTGGAACCCGAAGATGAAGCCCTACATCTTCGGCGCCCGTAACGGCATCTACATCATCGACCTGCAGAAGACGGTCAACATGGCCCGCGCGGCCTTCCGCTTCGTGTCGGACATCACCGGCCGTGGCGGCTCGGTGCTCTTCGTCGGCACCAAGAAGCAGGCCCAGGACGTCATCCAGGAGGAGGCGCGCCGCGCCGGTCAGTTCTTCGTCACCAGCCGCTGGCTCGGTGGCACGCTGACCAACTTCAAGACGATCAAGCAGGGCATCGATCGCCTGAAGACCCTGGAGAAGATGGCCGAGGACGGCACCTTCGAGCGCCTCCCGAAGAAGGAGGTCGCGGCCCTCGAGCGTGAGCGCGAGAAGCTGGAGAAGAACCTGGGCGGCGTGAAGGAGATGACCAAGCTGCCCAAGTGCATCTTCGTCATCGACCCGAAGAAGGAGCACATCGCGGTGCACGAGGCCAACCGCCTCGGCATCCCCGTCATCGGCGTGGTGGACACCAACTGCGACCCGGACGGCATCGACTTCGTCATTCCGGGCAACGACGACGCCATCCGCTCCATCAAGCTCTTCACCTCGAAGATCGCCGAGTCCTGCATCGAGGGCGGGGCCCGTTACCGCGCCAGCGGGGCGGCCGAGCGTGACGAGGACGAGGCGCGCGAGGAGCGTGGCGATCGCCGCGACCGCGATGACCGTGGCGACCGCCGCGGGCCGCGCCGCGGGGACCGGGGTGATCGCCGGGGTGGTGACCGTGGCGGCGACCGCCGCGGGCCTCTCGTGGAGATGAAGGGCGCTGCTCCCGCCGCTGCCGCGGGTGAGGGCTCCGAGGGCGGCGAGGGCGGGGAGACCGCCGCCGAGTAA